The following are encoded in a window of Fretibacter rubidus genomic DNA:
- the trbG gene encoding P-type conjugative transfer protein TrbG, with product MRQPSNMPRQLMTASILVLATSLSGCASLQGAWGGLKSGRVTTPDEMSKALYVPEPPKAYDVLAETEGYTNSQTPTLIMDGQLKPMPLAVELFDSGPSLSGFQAVSYANDAAIVKPTTDNYLNAIQLYPYTAGSLYQVYTSPTQITDIALEKGEGLITVSAGDTERWTVGDTVSGSGVNEQVHILVKPMAANLSTNAIITSTRRTYYLDLKSFTDTYMAAVSWRYPYDAIRNIRTSSPETPRVTRASYERVDAKLIPDELRFDYVIKGDTPHWRPTRVFDDGSKVFIEFPEGLTVSEAPPLFVTDGKGSISKLVNYRVRDGYYVVDRLFDAAELRLGEKKQTVVRIERAS from the coding sequence ATGAGACAACCATCAAACATGCCGCGCCAATTGATGACCGCATCCATTTTGGTTCTCGCTACCAGCTTATCAGGCTGTGCCAGTCTTCAGGGGGCTTGGGGCGGTTTAAAATCGGGGCGCGTGACCACGCCCGACGAGATGTCCAAAGCGCTTTATGTGCCCGAACCGCCAAAGGCATATGACGTCTTGGCTGAGACTGAAGGTTACACAAACTCTCAAACGCCAACCTTGATTATGGACGGCCAATTGAAACCGATGCCGCTTGCTGTGGAGCTCTTTGATAGCGGACCGTCACTGTCAGGGTTTCAGGCCGTCAGCTACGCCAATGACGCGGCCATAGTGAAGCCGACGACCGATAATTATCTCAATGCTATTCAGCTTTACCCTTACACAGCAGGATCGCTCTATCAGGTCTATACCTCGCCGACACAGATTACGGATATTGCTTTGGAAAAGGGCGAAGGGCTTATTACAGTCTCCGCAGGTGACACCGAACGCTGGACGGTTGGGGATACAGTTTCAGGATCGGGAGTGAATGAGCAGGTTCATATTCTGGTGAAGCCCATGGCGGCCAACCTCTCGACCAATGCCATTATCACCTCGACGCGGCGCACCTACTATCTGGATCTGAAATCATTTACCGACACCTATATGGCGGCGGTATCTTGGCGTTATCCGTATGACGCTATCAGAAACATTCGCACAAGCTCACCGGAAACACCCCGCGTTACCAGGGCGAGTTATGAGAGGGTGGATGCCAAGCTAATCCCAGATGAGCTGCGCTTTGATTATGTCATCAAAGGCGATACGCCGCACTGGCGGCCAACCCGCGTCTTTGATGATGGCTCAAAGGTGTTCATCGAGTTCCCGGAAGGACTGACCGTATCCGAAGCGCCTCCATTATTCGTCACGGACGGTAAAGGCAGCATAAGCAAGCTCGTCAATTACCGCGTCAGAGACGGCTACTACGTTGTTGACCGCTTATTCGACGCCGCTGAATTGCGCCTTGGCGAAAAGAAGCAAACCGTTGTTCGTATCGAGCGCGCATCATGA
- the trbF gene encoding conjugal transfer protein TrbF, whose protein sequence is MKWKRSQSKFGKTPIPETPYQRAGQKEDRRLGRANARGNRWCLAFCGAMGLAALSTSGLIYQSAQASIVPWVVEVDETGAVKTSGPAQTNFKPSDAQIAHQLARFITNVRSVSIDPVVLRDNWLNAYNYATDQAALTLNSYANENDPFADIGQRSVTVDVTSIVRSSEDSFEVRWREKSFRNGAQLSVQTYTASLSIITKPPTDAETLHRNPLGLYVHGLHWSKDLNATGASQ, encoded by the coding sequence ATGAAATGGAAACGTAGCCAATCGAAGTTTGGGAAAACACCTATCCCTGAAACGCCTTATCAACGTGCGGGACAAAAAGAGGACCGCCGATTAGGCCGCGCCAATGCGCGCGGAAATAGATGGTGCTTGGCTTTTTGCGGCGCAATGGGATTAGCGGCGCTGTCCACGAGCGGCCTGATTTATCAAAGCGCGCAAGCCAGCATTGTGCCTTGGGTTGTTGAGGTGGATGAGACGGGCGCGGTGAAAACGTCTGGCCCGGCGCAAACAAATTTCAAACCCTCGGATGCCCAGATTGCGCATCAATTGGCACGCTTCATAACGAATGTCCGTTCCGTCTCAATCGATCCCGTTGTTCTGCGCGATAATTGGCTGAACGCCTATAATTACGCCACGGATCAAGCCGCGCTTACGCTCAATAGCTATGCCAATGAGAATGACCCTTTCGCGGACATTGGGCAGCGCAGCGTCACAGTGGATGTCACAAGCATCGTGCGTTCCTCAGAGGACAGTTTTGAAGTGCGCTGGCGCGAAAAATCATTCCGCAATGGCGCGCAACTCAGCGTCCAAACTTATACGGCGAGCCTTTCAATTATCACAAAGCCGCCAACGGACGCCGAGACGCTGCACCGCAATCCGCTCGGTCTCTACGTCCACGGACTTCACTGGTCAAAAGACCTCAATGCAACAGGAGCCTCCCAATGA
- the trbB gene encoding P-type conjugative transfer ATPase TrbB, giving the protein MSSLQTTATSDRTLAMLRTALGPVITNALDDPKVVEIMLNPDGRLWLDKLGVGRFDTDSVLTPDEGERVVRLVASHINQDVTTKAPIISAELPGNGERFEGVLPPVVSAPCFSIRKGAVAVFTLDDYVKAGSLTYDQSEALKYAVTSRQNILIVGGTSSGKTTLANALLSEISDTGDRVLILEDTRELQCKAKDTVALRTHGLNVTLADLVRSTLRLRPDRIIVGEVRGPEALDMLKAWTTGHPGGIATVHANSAKAALGRIEQLILEGVAIVPRALIAEAIDVIVFISGRGSQRRVQTIARLIDLTDKGYQLEPLTASSSIPKLTFDGGNSCTDP; this is encoded by the coding sequence CCCGTTATTACGAACGCGCTTGATGACCCCAAAGTTGTCGAGATCATGCTCAATCCCGATGGCCGTTTATGGCTTGATAAATTAGGTGTTGGCCGTTTTGACACGGACAGTGTTTTGACGCCTGATGAGGGCGAGCGCGTGGTGCGTCTCGTTGCCAGCCACATCAATCAAGACGTGACAACGAAAGCGCCGATTATCAGCGCGGAGCTTCCGGGTAATGGGGAACGCTTTGAAGGTGTTTTGCCGCCTGTCGTTTCAGCGCCATGTTTCTCCATTCGGAAGGGCGCAGTCGCGGTCTTCACCCTGGATGATTACGTCAAAGCGGGCAGTCTCACCTATGACCAGTCCGAAGCGCTAAAATATGCGGTCACGTCTCGCCAGAACATCTTAATCGTAGGCGGCACTTCAAGCGGTAAAACCACGCTCGCCAATGCCTTACTGTCTGAAATATCGGACACAGGTGACCGCGTCCTGATTCTGGAAGATACGCGCGAGCTTCAATGTAAGGCTAAGGACACTGTGGCGCTTCGCACGCATGGCTTGAATGTCACGCTCGCAGATTTGGTGCGCTCGACACTGCGCCTTCGCCCTGATCGCATCATCGTAGGTGAAGTGCGCGGGCCTGAAGCGCTCGACATGCTCAAGGCTTGGACGACTGGGCATCCCGGCGGCATTGCGACCGTCCATGCAAATTCAGCGAAAGCGGCTCTGGGCCGAATTGAACAACTGATTTTAGAGGGCGTGGCGATTGTTCCGCGGGCTCTGATTGCGGAGGCCATCGACGTGATTGTCTTCATTTCCGGGCGAGGCTCACAACGCCGCGTGCAAACCATCGCGCGCCTCATTGATCTGACGGACAAGGGCTACCAGCTCGAACCGCTCACAGCCTCGTCTTCCATCCCTAAACTCACTTTTGACGGAGGTAACTCATGTACGGACCCCTAA
- the trbJ gene encoding P-type conjugative transfer protein TrbJ — translation MARRRGIITLALIAAMGFAHAPASHAQFGGVVYDPANYVQNFYTAVRSYTQIIRQAQQLRNEANMLINQAKHLSRLDINSATDLNRILNEIAYLNRQAENVAYDVNRTRELIRQHFPESYDGLSQDELMVQAEAQFQMSERAQNEAMLMQSKMVESLEADQALLGQLMNSSHGAVGELQATQSTNQLMGLLVKQSMQAQQMQITQARASSLEATRQLALEKEARARRRLFMGRASDAYNGGTP, via the coding sequence ATGGCTCGACGTCGCGGAATAATTACACTGGCTTTAATCGCGGCAATGGGATTTGCCCATGCGCCCGCAAGTCATGCCCAATTTGGCGGCGTCGTTTATGACCCGGCCAATTATGTTCAGAACTTTTATACGGCCGTGCGCAGCTACACGCAGATTATTCGCCAAGCGCAGCAGCTTCGCAATGAGGCCAATATGCTTATCAATCAGGCCAAGCATTTATCCAGACTGGATATAAATTCTGCCACGGATTTGAACCGTATTCTGAATGAGATTGCTTACTTAAATCGGCAAGCTGAGAACGTCGCCTATGATGTGAACCGGACACGCGAGCTTATCCGGCAGCACTTTCCCGAGAGTTATGATGGCTTGTCGCAAGATGAACTCATGGTTCAGGCGGAAGCGCAATTTCAAATGTCAGAGCGCGCTCAAAATGAAGCCATGCTCATGCAGTCAAAAATGGTGGAAAGCCTTGAGGCTGATCAGGCTTTACTCGGCCAGCTTATGAATAGTAGTCACGGCGCGGTTGGCGAACTGCAAGCCACGCAATCCACTAATCAGCTCATGGGATTGCTCGTTAAACAGTCCATGCAAGCGCAGCAAATGCAGATTACGCAAGCTCGGGCAAGCAGTCTGGAAGCCACCCGCCAATTGGCGCTTGAAAAAGAAGCGCGTGCCCGCAGACGGCTTTTTATGGGACGTGCCAGTGACGCTTATAACGGAGGCACACCGTAA
- the trbL gene encoding P-type conjugative transfer protein TrbL — MADPTSLGVIDEFVVTFTSYIDSGFGLLGGEVQYLTAILIGIDITLAGLYWAMGSDNSVIGKFLKKVMYVGVFALIITNFSSLANIVFNSFGGLGLQATATSLTANDLLRPGFIADTGFQAAHPILTQIGELTGPVKFFHNIVLIVALFLAWIITMFAFFFIAIQLFVTILEFKLTTLAGFILIPFALWNKTSFLAEKVLGNVVASGIKLMVLAIIIGIGSTIFGDITSAFAPPASAPDTIVPITLKDAASIMLGSMALLALGIFGPGIATGLVSGAPQLGAGAAVGTMAAVGAGALAGGAVAGAGIKGLGKGAAASVKAGASMAGGSKVAFTLGSMSQGGGIKGAAAGVGAVAQAGVMSVAKAGGRKVLAAGGAVSTAHGNGMRGGMAALTKGMKAPRKDGGGATSGETGKGPNWAKKVHRQQQTRHATRTATNALRGGDGGGSGSGPSLNPDG; from the coding sequence ATGGCTGATCCAACAAGTCTCGGCGTAATTGACGAATTTGTCGTCACCTTCACAAGTTATATTGATAGCGGCTTCGGCCTCCTTGGCGGTGAGGTTCAATATCTCACGGCTATATTGATAGGAATCGATATTACCTTGGCTGGCCTTTATTGGGCGATGGGGTCTGATAATTCAGTCATTGGGAAGTTTCTTAAAAAGGTTATGTATGTCGGCGTCTTTGCGCTGATCATCACAAATTTCTCTAGCCTTGCGAATATCGTTTTCAACAGCTTTGGCGGGCTTGGACTTCAGGCAACAGCCACTAGCCTTACGGCCAATGATTTGCTGCGCCCTGGCTTTATCGCCGATACGGGATTTCAAGCGGCACATCCGATTTTAACACAAATCGGCGAGCTGACAGGTCCTGTGAAGTTCTTTCACAACATCGTCTTGATTGTCGCGCTATTTTTAGCGTGGATCATTACCATGTTCGCGTTCTTCTTTATCGCGATACAGCTCTTTGTGACCATTCTTGAGTTCAAGCTGACAACGCTTGCGGGGTTCATTCTGATACCCTTCGCGCTTTGGAATAAGACATCCTTTTTAGCGGAAAAAGTTCTCGGCAATGTCGTGGCCAGCGGCATCAAACTTATGGTGCTTGCGATCATCATTGGCATCGGCTCGACAATCTTTGGCGACATTACGTCAGCTTTTGCGCCGCCTGCGAGTGCCCCAGATACGATAGTGCCTATTACGCTAAAAGATGCGGCCTCAATCATGCTTGGTTCAATGGCGCTCTTGGCTCTCGGTATCTTCGGGCCGGGCATTGCAACAGGCTTAGTCTCAGGCGCGCCGCAATTAGGTGCAGGCGCAGCTGTTGGCACGATGGCCGCCGTTGGCGCGGGCGCATTAGCAGGCGGAGCTGTCGCAGGTGCAGGTATTAAGGGTCTCGGTAAAGGCGCAGCCGCCTCTGTGAAAGCGGGCGCATCTATGGCGGGCGGCTCTAAAGTCGCTTTCACGCTTGGCAGTATGTCCCAAGGCGGCGGCATTAAAGGCGCGGCGGCAGGTGTGGGCGCTGTGGCACAGGCCGGCGTTATGTCTGTCGCCAAAGCCGGAGGGCGTAAAGTGCTGGCGGCAGGCGGTGCGGTTTCCACGGCGCACGGCAATGGGATGCGCGGCGGGATGGCCGCGCTAACCAAAGGGATGAAAGCGCCGCGCAAAGATGGCGGCGGGGCCACTTCGGGCGAAACGGGCAAAGGGCCCAATTGGGCCAAGAAAGTTCACCGCCAACAACAAACGCGCCACGCCACGCGCACAGCCACAAATGCACTTCGCGGCGGAGACGGCGGCGGCAGTGGAAGCGGTCCATCCCTGAACCCTGATGGATAG
- a CDS encoding DUF2274 domain-containing protein: MSQPQIKLQKLPDTKPTKHTISVMPDLEVDLEAYAKVYEKAYGEKADISALIPSMLASFLAGDTGFKKAKRELA; the protein is encoded by the coding sequence ATGAGCCAGCCTCAGATCAAATTACAAAAACTTCCCGATACCAAGCCAACCAAGCACACAATCTCTGTGATGCCGGACTTGGAAGTTGATTTGGAAGCATACGCCAAAGTTTATGAAAAGGCTTACGGCGAAAAGGCCGATATTTCAGCGCTCATCCCGTCAATGCTCGCAAGCTTTCTTGCCGGCGATACGGGGTTCAAAAAGGCTAAGCGCGAGCTGGCCTAA
- the trbE gene encoding conjugal transfer protein TrbE — translation MMNLSEYQKRPDCLSDYLPWTALIAPGTVLNKDGSFQRTAEFRGPDLESSTEEELVATCARLNNALRRFGSGWALYFEAARIPAREYPVSDFTDPAPWIIEQERRGEFEEEAGQRDLFESVYYLTFQFIPPADRSSKAESWIIETPSDDKGVSVQDHLQSFMSECDRCLDLLQSQFPMAEWLDDDATLTYLHSTVSPKRHPIKTPETPAYIDSFIGGADLVGGLVPRLGEHSIHTVTILGFPSETTPGILDELNTLGFSYRWMTRFLPLSKAEASKVITKTRRQWFAKRKSVVALLKEALMNETTPLVDSDADNKAIDADAALQDLGGDYVSYGYLTTAICVMDEDATAAEARIRAVERIINGRGFVTIHEKVNAVDAWLGTHPGNPYANVRVPLVSTLNLAHMMPLSAVWAGPEGNAHLDGAPLLYATTEDHTPFRLVTHQGDVGHTLVVGPTGAGKSVLLNLLSMQFKRYPDAQVFTFDKGASSRAMIEALGGDFYALGETDSALVFQPLRGIDELNEMAWALEWISGLLESKGVNVTAEVESTVWSALQSLASAPEDQRTLTGLSALIQDSDLRLALKPFTLEGAYGHILDGNEDTLRDNAVQAFEMEELMHSKALVAPVLTYLFHKLEARFDGKPTFLILDEAWVFLDDPMFADRIREWLKVLRKKNVSVIFATQSLADIANSPIAPAIIESCLSRIFLPNNRAMEPQQKEAYDRFGLNKRQVQIIASATPKRDYYFQSHGGNRLFDLQLGPVALAFCAAGSEKDQTQIDRVLELGGQDNFAAHWLRFKGLEWAADLMTEQFNEEEYVPWLDVAE, via the coding sequence ATGATGAATTTAAGTGAATATCAAAAGCGGCCTGATTGCTTATCTGATTATCTGCCTTGGACAGCGCTCATTGCGCCCGGCACGGTGCTCAATAAGGATGGTAGTTTTCAGCGTACAGCGGAGTTTCGTGGCCCCGACCTTGAAAGCTCTACAGAGGAAGAATTAGTTGCGACCTGCGCGCGCCTCAATAATGCGCTTCGCCGCTTCGGCTCGGGTTGGGCGCTTTACTTTGAAGCCGCCCGTATTCCGGCTCGCGAATATCCGGTGTCTGATTTCACAGACCCTGCACCTTGGATCATTGAGCAGGAACGTAGAGGTGAGTTTGAAGAAGAGGCAGGTCAGCGAGACCTGTTTGAGAGCGTCTATTACTTGACCTTTCAGTTTATTCCTCCAGCAGACAGATCCAGTAAGGCCGAAAGCTGGATTATAGAAACGCCCTCTGATGATAAAGGCGTATCGGTTCAAGACCACCTGCAAAGCTTCATGTCAGAATGCGATAGATGTTTGGATCTTTTGCAAAGCCAATTCCCGATGGCGGAGTGGCTGGATGATGACGCGACCTTGACATATTTGCACTCAACGGTTTCGCCTAAACGCCATCCTATCAAAACGCCCGAAACACCCGCTTATATCGATAGCTTTATTGGCGGAGCTGATTTGGTGGGCGGGTTAGTCCCACGATTGGGTGAGCATTCCATCCATACGGTGACGATCCTTGGATTTCCGAGCGAGACAACGCCGGGCATATTGGACGAGCTAAACACACTGGGTTTTTCATATCGCTGGATGACGCGCTTCTTGCCGCTCTCCAAGGCTGAAGCCTCAAAGGTCATCACTAAGACGCGGCGGCAATGGTTTGCCAAGCGTAAGTCAGTCGTCGCGCTGCTCAAAGAAGCGCTGATGAATGAGACGACGCCCTTGGTCGACAGCGATGCTGATAACAAAGCCATTGACGCCGATGCCGCTCTGCAAGACCTAGGCGGCGACTATGTATCTTACGGATATTTGACGACAGCTATTTGCGTCATGGATGAAGATGCCACGGCTGCCGAGGCGCGCATCAGAGCGGTTGAGCGCATTATCAATGGTCGCGGCTTTGTCACCATACATGAGAAGGTCAACGCCGTTGATGCTTGGCTCGGCACACATCCCGGCAATCCATATGCAAATGTGCGCGTTCCGTTGGTTTCCACTTTAAACCTCGCCCATATGATGCCTCTCTCAGCGGTTTGGGCGGGGCCGGAAGGTAACGCGCATTTGGACGGCGCGCCGTTGCTATATGCGACCACAGAAGATCACACGCCGTTTCGATTGGTGACTCATCAAGGTGACGTAGGCCACACATTGGTTGTCGGCCCAACAGGCGCAGGTAAATCCGTTTTGCTCAATCTGCTCTCAATGCAGTTCAAACGCTATCCGGACGCGCAGGTTTTCACCTTCGACAAGGGCGCTTCATCACGCGCGATGATTGAGGCGTTGGGAGGTGACTTCTACGCGCTGGGAGAGACAGACTCAGCTTTGGTTTTCCAGCCCTTACGGGGGATTGATGAGCTAAATGAAATGGCGTGGGCCTTAGAATGGATTTCAGGATTGCTGGAGTCCAAGGGCGTAAATGTCACGGCTGAAGTTGAAAGCACCGTCTGGTCAGCCCTTCAAAGCCTTGCCAGTGCGCCCGAGGATCAACGCACGCTCACAGGCCTCTCAGCTCTAATCCAAGATAGCGATTTACGTTTAGCCTTAAAACCGTTCACACTTGAAGGCGCTTACGGTCATATTCTTGACGGCAATGAAGATACGCTCCGTGATAACGCGGTGCAGGCTTTTGAGATGGAAGAATTGATGCACTCAAAGGCGCTTGTTGCGCCCGTGCTGACCTATCTGTTTCATAAGCTCGAAGCGCGTTTTGATGGCAAGCCTACATTCCTGATACTGGACGAAGCTTGGGTCTTCCTTGATGATCCGATGTTTGCAGACCGCATTCGAGAATGGCTTAAAGTTCTTCGTAAGAAAAATGTCTCCGTTATCTTCGCGACGCAATCACTGGCGGATATAGCGAATAGCCCCATCGCGCCTGCGATTATTGAGAGCTGCCTGTCTCGGATATTCCTGCCCAATAACCGCGCAATGGAGCCGCAACAAAAAGAGGCCTATGACCGCTTTGGTCTAAACAAGCGCCAAGTTCAAATCATCGCCTCGGCTACGCCTAAGCGGGATTACTATTTTCAAAGTCACGGCGGCAATCGCCTGTTCGATTTGCAACTCGGTCCCGTTGCACTCGCCTTTTGCGCGGCGGGTTCAGAGAAAGACCAAACCCAAATTGACCGCGTTCTTGAACTGGGCGGCCAGGATAATTTTGCGGCCCATTGGCTACGTTTCAAAGGGTTGGAATGGGCGGCCGATTTGATGACTGAGCAATTTAATGAAGAGGAGTATGTGCCATGGCTCGACGTCGCGGAATAA
- a CDS encoding TrbI/VirB10 family protein codes for MSDTPPNLTIRARPRAVRRFSRKALLGGAAVLGAVMFGALAMALQSPVHDEKAEELYNVTHKPMAAGLELLPKTYEEMKPTLGPPLPGDLGEAYLSKAQAIPKPPIAETALKPRPQKRVSYSAPQSSYQPAAPVYNPPVQQAKTQSLFFNVGRKASGGQVQQFASAGPVDQLSEGLGFPVPQMPDYPAPPSGFDLSGGQSDPNGQIDKQAFLNRDADDIYNSHGLVSPRSPYQVMAGNIIPASLVTGLNSDLPGQVIGQVTENVYDTVTGQHLLIPQGSRLMGRYDSVIAFGQSRALVVWTRLILPNGDSIQLDNLPGSDSQGFAGLKDKVDKHTWQFIKGAALSSLLSIGSELASDDGDRLTRALQNAGQDTANIAGQRIIDRNLNVQPTLKVRQGWRFNVIVSRDLILKPYGARP; via the coding sequence ATGAGTGATACGCCTCCAAACTTAACCATTCGGGCACGGCCTCGCGCTGTGCGCCGCTTTAGCCGCAAGGCGTTATTGGGCGGTGCAGCAGTCTTAGGCGCCGTGATGTTCGGAGCTTTAGCAATGGCGCTTCAATCGCCTGTGCATGATGAGAAAGCGGAAGAGCTATACAACGTCACACATAAGCCCATGGCTGCGGGGCTCGAATTACTGCCAAAGACTTATGAGGAGATGAAGCCCACATTAGGGCCGCCTTTACCGGGTGATCTTGGAGAGGCTTATCTGTCGAAAGCCCAAGCTATTCCAAAACCTCCTATCGCCGAAACGGCATTAAAGCCGCGACCCCAAAAGCGCGTGTCATATAGCGCGCCGCAGTCATCATATCAGCCAGCCGCGCCTGTCTATAATCCACCCGTACAGCAGGCAAAAACGCAGAGCTTATTCTTTAATGTAGGCCGTAAAGCCTCGGGTGGTCAGGTTCAGCAATTTGCAAGTGCTGGCCCCGTCGATCAACTCAGCGAAGGTCTTGGGTTTCCCGTCCCGCAAATGCCTGATTATCCTGCACCGCCATCAGGATTTGATTTGAGCGGTGGCCAGAGTGACCCAAACGGTCAAATCGATAAGCAGGCTTTCCTAAACCGTGATGCAGACGACATCTACAATTCCCACGGTCTGGTTTCACCGCGCTCGCCCTATCAGGTCATGGCGGGCAATATCATTCCGGCCTCGCTGGTCACAGGGCTAAATTCAGACTTGCCGGGCCAAGTCATCGGCCAAGTGACTGAGAACGTCTATGATACGGTGACGGGGCAGCACCTGCTTATCCCGCAAGGCTCTCGCCTTATGGGGCGCTATGATAGTGTCATCGCTTTTGGACAGAGCCGCGCGCTCGTTGTCTGGACGCGGCTTATACTGCCCAACGGGGACAGTATTCAGCTTGATAATCTGCCTGGCTCAGACAGCCAAGGTTTTGCGGGCCTTAAAGACAAGGTCGATAAGCACACATGGCAGTTCATCAAAGGGGCCGCCTTATCCTCATTGCTCTCTATTGGGTCTGAGCTTGCCAGTGATGATGGCGACCGCCTGACTCGCGCGTTGCAAAATGCAGGACAAGATACAGCCAACATCGCGGGGCAGCGGATCATTGACCGTAACCTCAATGTGCAGCCGACACTCAAAGTGCGCCAAGGCTGGCGCTTTAACGTCATCGTCTCGCGCGATCTTATTCTCAAACCATATGGAGCAAGACCATGA
- a CDS encoding VirB3 family type IV secretion system protein, translating to MTDTAAYQLPEGFTIPVRRSLTEPILLGGVPRTAAILNGTLAAALGLGLQLWLLGIIYYVCAHTLCVFFASRDPQFMEVLVRHIKHKGYLS from the coding sequence ATGACGGACACGGCCGCATATCAGCTTCCCGAAGGTTTCACCATTCCGGTGCGCCGTTCATTGACCGAGCCCATCCTATTAGGCGGTGTTCCGAGAACGGCGGCTATCCTGAATGGCACGCTTGCAGCGGCCCTAGGGTTGGGTCTCCAACTCTGGTTACTCGGCATCATTTATTATGTCTGCGCCCATACTCTTTGCGTCTTTTTCGCCTCACGTGATCCGCAGTTCATGGAAGTGCTTGTCCGTCACATCAAACATAAGGGTTATCTCTCCTAA
- a CDS encoding DUF736 domain-containing protein: MATIGTFKPTATGFEGTIATLMTNKKVRFVANEKKKTENSPDYFVKSGRCDLGVAWNDVTEPQDDAEPLEYISVKLDGPEMTKPINAALFHREDGADLVWSRPKSSS, encoded by the coding sequence ATGGCTACTATTGGAACATTCAAACCGACTGCAACGGGCTTTGAAGGCACGATTGCAACACTTATGACAAACAAAAAGGTTCGCTTTGTGGCGAATGAAAAGAAGAAGACGGAAAACAGTCCAGACTATTTTGTGAAATCCGGCCGCTGTGATCTTGGCGTGGCCTGGAATGATGTCACAGAGCCGCAAGATGACGCCGAGCCGCTGGAGTATATCAGCGTTAAACTGGACGGCCCTGAAATGACAAAGCCAATTAACGCGGCGCTTTTTCACCGTGAAGATGGTGCTGACCTTGTTTGGTCTCGCCCGAAATCCAGTTCATAA
- a CDS encoding TrbC/VirB2 family protein encodes MYGPLTHGSLNQRLFYGAAIVVLIMMLMPQTAHAAGSAMPWEGPLTSILQSIEGPVAKIFGTIAIIMTGIGLAFGDAGGGMRNLIKIVFGLSIAFTATSFFLSFFSFTGGAVI; translated from the coding sequence ATGTACGGACCCCTAACACACGGAAGCTTAAATCAACGGCTATTCTACGGCGCAGCTATTGTCGTTCTGATTATGATGTTGATGCCGCAAACGGCGCACGCAGCAGGATCAGCCATGCCGTGGGAAGGGCCGCTGACCAGCATCTTGCAATCTATTGAAGGCCCTGTAGCGAAAATTTTCGGCACGATTGCCATTATCATGACGGGCATTGGCCTGGCCTTTGGTGATGCAGGCGGCGGTATGCGCAATCTTATCAAGATTGTCTTTGGTCTGTCGATTGCCTTTACCGCGACAAGCTTCTTCTTGTCATTCTTCAGCTTTACGGGCGGGGCTGTCATCTAA